TTCCGGTGGGCGCCCTCCCCTGGACACTCTGGATATGTCCCGGCTGCGCATCACCTGGGTCATTCCGGATTTCATGCCGGGAGCGGGCGGCCATATGACGATTTTCCGGATCGCAAGCTATCTTGAACGCTTCGGTCATGACGTTCGCTTCCTGGTGCAGAATCCGAAGGTTCATAAAACCGCCGCAGCCGCTCTGGAAACGATCAACACCCATTTTCAGCCGTTTTCCGGATCCCTGGATCTGTTCAAGGGTGCGACGCCGCAAGCTGAAGGCGATGCCTTGATCGCAACAGACCGCTTTACCTGCTACCCGGTCAACGCCATGCAGGGCTTTACCCGCAAATTCTATTTCGTACAGGATTACGAACCGTCCTTCTATCCATCGGGGACGGAAGCCCTGCTCACCGAAGCAACCTACCGTTTCGATTTCGATTGTCTTTGCGCCGGCGATTGGCTGCATAAGCGCATGTCGCAGCAATATGGACGATGGTCGATGTCATGGCCGCTTGCCTATGATGCAGGTATCTACAATCTCAGCACCGGCACGAAGGAGCGCCGCAGCAAACGCATTGCCCTTTATGCACGCTATGTCACGCCACGCCGCGCTGTTGAGCTTGCCTTCATGGCCCTCGATATCCTGAGAAAGCGCAATGTCGATTTTGAAGTCGATTTTTTTGGTTGGCCCTTGGGCAAACTCGACGTTGATTTCCCCTATCGTGATCTTCGCATTCTGAAAGGTCCGCAACTGGCCGAGCTTTATCGCGAGGCAACCGTTGGCGTGGTATTTTCAGCCACAAATCATTCGCTGGTGAACAAGGAAATGATGGCTTGCGGGCTTCCCGTCATCGATCTCGATCTCGATACCGTCCGCTCGATCTTTCCCGACAATGCCATGGCCTTCGCCGAACCGACACCGGAGGGCATAGCCGATCAGATCGAACGCCTGCTCAAGCAGCCTGAGGAACGCGACCGTCTTCGGCAAGGCGGCCTTGATTATGTGAAGGACCTGTCCTGGGAGAAATCGGCGCGTCTCGTCGAGGCGGCAATCCGGGAACGGGTAACCCATGGTGCGCAGCAGGGAGCGCAATCATGACGAAATACCATTGCGCCGTGGTTATTCCGACCAAGAATGCCATGGCAGTCCTGCCGAAGGTGATGGAAAAGGTGCTTCACCAGCAAACATCCTGGCCCTATGAAATCATTGTCATCGATTCAGGCTCTCGCGATGGCACGAAAGACTATCTTTGCAGCCTGGAACGGGTGCGGCTGATCGAAATCGATCCGCGTGACTTCGGCCACGGCAAGACCCGCAATCTCGGCATTCAGACCGCAGATGCCCAGTTCGTAGCCTTTCTCACTCATGACGCGGAGCCTGTCGATGAACATTGGCTGGCGCGCATGGTCGCGGTCGCGGAACAGGATATCCGGATCGCCGGTGTGTTCGGCCGCCATATCGCCTACGATACCGCGTCGCCTTTTACCAAAAACGATCTCGACCAGCATTTCCGAGGCTTCCTGCATCATCCGCTGATCGTTCATAAGGACCTTGATCCGGCCCGCTATCAGGCCGATGAAGGCTGGCGGCAATTGCTGCATTTTTACTCTGACAATAATTCCCTGATGCGCAAATCCGTATGGGAACGTTTCCCCTACCCCGATGTGGAGTTTGCCGAGGATCAATTATGGGCGAAGAGCATTATCGAGGCTGGCTATTGGAAAGCCTATGCGCCGGACGCAGTGGTCTATCATTCCCATGACTACAGTTTCATCGAACAGCTTCGCCGGGCTTTCGACGAATCCCGCAACTTCACCCGGTATTTTGGCTATCGGCTCTCACCGAACCTGGGACAGGCTCTGGCCGGGATGGGCAAGTTTACCGTCCAGGCTTTTCGCCAGAAGATCGATCCGGCTTATGGAGCAATTACCTTTAGGGACAGGTTGAAACGGGCCACGCAACGCATCGCCCTGGTCGCCGGGCATTGTCTTGGCGCCAATCACGAAAAACTGCCTGGTTTTCTAACGGATCGCCTGTCCCTTGATAACAGGCTGTTCAAGTCCTAAATCGTCTTGAAACGCAAACGTGACATTCCAATTTCTCTCACGCCACGTTACCGCCATATCTACCGATGATATCAACAAAATAAGAAGGATCGGTCTGTGAGCGGCAGAACTGCTTGAGGTTCGCATCGAGATGCGATCTGCGAAGCAGTAATGAACGGCCTTGGCTGTTGCCCGTTGAGACGAAGCAATTGAGAATATATGAGCAAAAGGGTATGACCGTTACGGACAAAGGATGTTTCCGCATCGCTTGCGCCAACAGGAACGCAATATGAGCCTTGAAGTCGGTTTTCCCGTTCATGATGCCCAAAAGACCAATCGAGGACAAGCCGGCACCCCTGGCCTGTCTGAAAAAGGTATTGTCGGGACGCTGCTTGGCCTGTTTTTCACCAAGAAAAACTCTCTTATTGCTTTCGTGCTGGTGCCGAGTGTTTTTGCAGCGATTTATTATTTCCTGATTGCCAGCGGCCAGTATATTTCCGAGACCCGTATGGTTGTTCGCACCATCGGCGTCAGCGAACGTTTCGACACGTCTGAGCAAAGAGAAGGCCGCTCGATCATCGGGGGCGATTCGCTGACGCAGGATTCGTATATTGTCGCCAATTATCTGAAATCGCCTCAAATTGTCAGAAAGCTGGACACCGAAATCGGGCTACGCAATTTTTTCTTGAAAGACGATATCGACCCGCTATCACGCCTGTCCAGCGACCCCACATCCGAGGACCTTCATAAATACTGGATGCAGCATGTCGATACCTATGTCGACGGCCCGTCCGGCATTATCATTTTTACCGTTCGAGCCTTCTCGCCCGAGGATTCGGTCAGCATATCCAAGGCGGCTCTCGCCGCTGCCGATGAAATGATCAGCAAGATTTCCGACAAGGCCAAGAGCGACCTGGTTGATCGGGTCGAACACGACTTGATCAGCAGCCTAGAAGACTATCGCAAGGCGCTGGACGATCTGCGGGAATATCAGAACAAGACAGGTATTCTCGATCCGGTTTCGTCCGCAAAAATGGTCAGCACGATCATTTCGAAGCTGACTGAGCAGAAATTGAACCTGACAGTCGATCTGAAATCTCTTGAAGCCGCCAAAGCGGACAATACGGCGCGCGGACGAGAGCTTCGCCGGTCGATCCAGGCGATTGACGACCAGATACAATTGCGCCAGAACAGCCTGGCTGGCAAGGATACCAATGATCCAACTCAGCTTTCGACCAGTATGATCGAGTTTTCAAGGCTGGAAACCCGCCGGATCGTGACCCAGGCGCTTTACGAAGCGACAGTCAAAAATCTCGATACTGCAAAATCCACGGCACTGAAACGAACCACATTCGTTTCTATTTTCTCGGATTCGCACGCGCCAGAAAAGTCAAAATACCCTGAACGTTTTTCCGCATGGCTCATTCTCTCTGCGGGCCTCTTCACGCTTTGGATGACAGCAACCCTGGTCTGGATGTCGATCGAGGATCATAAGGCCTGACGATGATCACCCTTGAGAACGTAACGAAATATTACAAGACAGCGGCTCATCGCCGATTTATCCTGCGCAATCAGAGCATGCAGTTTGTTGCCGGGCGGTCCTATGGACTGCTTGGGGTGAATGGCGCAGGGAAGTCGACCACCATGCGGCTGATCTCTGGCGCGGAACTGCCCAACAAGGGGCGCATTCATCGCCAGGTGCGGGTGTCCTGGCCACTTGGCTTTGCCAATGGCCTGAACCATATGTTGAGCGGAAAGGAAAATCTGAAATTCGTCGCCAGGGCCTATGGCGAGGATTTTCACCGGGTGCTGCGCTTTGTCGCCGAATTTGCCGAAATTGGCAGCTATCTGAACGAACCGTTGCGCACCTATTCGTCTGGAATGGCGGCGCGTTTTGCATTTGGCCTTTCTATGGCCATTGAGTTCGATTGTTATCTTGTCGACGAAATAACGGCTGTCGGCGACTCGAATTTTCAAAGACGCTGCCGGGACGCCTTCAGGGCAAGACGTACAAAATCCGATGTCATCATGATTTCCCACGACATGGACACGATTAAGGATTATTGCGATGTCGTGCTTGTTTTAATTGACGGTCATATGGTGCAATTCGACAGTGTCGAAGAGGGTATCGCCACATATATGCGACTGAATCGCTAGAGTTTGCCTTGGGAAAAGTGGACGACGTGTCAGAGAAAACAGTGACAGACGACAAGAAAATGATTGAGGCGGACCTGCCTCCTGTGCTTGCGCGCAGTCAAAAACTGGCGTCTGCGCTGAGTTCCTATGCACGCGCCCTGACGTTCGAAAACCGAAGCCGCCGCAATCTCTATCGGCTTGCGGGCCTTGCTCCCCGCACACGCGACCGGGTATTTGCCGTCATTTTAATGATCTTTATTGGTGCAACATTCGTTTTGCCAATGAGCGGCAGCATCCTCTACTATGCATTTCTAGCAAGCCCCGGATATGCTTCGGAAGTACGGTTCATCGTGCGTTCCTCCGTTCCGTATCTGTCGCGCGACCGGTATTCGAGCGATACTGTCGAACCAAAGATGAAAATTGTCCAGGACACCGCCATCCTCCTGAACTATCTCAGCAGCCCGGCGGTCATCCAGGATTTGCAAAAATCTGTCGATCTTCACAAAATCTATGGTCGAGACGACATTGATTGGTTTTCTCGTCTTCGAAAAGACGCCACCCAGGACGACATCCTCAAATACTGGAAAAAGCGATATAGTGCTTCGGTAAACGCGAAGAGCGGCATTGTGGAGCTCGAGGTCACCGCTTTTACCCCGCAAGAAGCGCATGACCTGTCAAAATTGGTCCTGAAGCTTTCCGAGCAGCAGATCAACCAACTGAGTTCGGGAATGTGGGATGACCTTCTGGTCTCGACGCAGCGGGATGTGGACAATGCGACGAAGGAAGTCAGTGATCTCCGTGGGAAGCTTCGCGATACGCAGAATCAAACAGGCGTTTTCGATGTGGATCTGTCGGCCACCAGCATCATTACCGTGTTGACCAATATCGAATCGAGTATTGCCGATCTGAAAAGCCGCCGCATGGCTCTCAGCCAGAGCGTTAGCGCGAGTTCTCCGCAGGTGGCCGATATCGACAGGCGCATCGCGGCACTCGAGGAACAATCCAAAAGCATGCAGGCTAAAACTGCGGGCCTTTCGGCAGGTGCCGACGGTAATCTCGCCGATTACTCAAGCCTGTTCAACAAGCTTAACCTTGATCTGAAAATGGCAGAAAGCCGCATGAAATCGGCAATCAGTGACTTCGAAAAAGTGAAGCTGGTCAGCTCTCTGCAACTTGTCTATCTTGACAGTTTTACCGATTCAACACTGCCTGACACCAACAAATATCCAAGTACCGGTCTGAACCTGTTCCTGAGTTTGCTGACCTTTGGCGCTATCTGTGGCGCAGCGTGCGGAACAGTGCTGCTTGTTCGCAAGAAGCTCGACTGAATTTAGGTTTTGCCGCGATATGGTGTGACGTGTACCCAATAAATTAGGCTATTGGGATGCTGAATTTTGCACTTGTAGTCCCGCCGGGCAGAGAGAAAAGTTCCCATGGAGGCCCGAGGTTTAGCGGTCAGCGCCCGGGCAGGAGAAACGTCTTACTTCAGCTCCATAAGACCTGCCTCGGTATGCCGGAAGCCGCATTTCCGATAGAATGAAGTCAGATTCGGTTGGAAATCAACGTGCAACCACTTTGCACCGCGTTCTCGCGCCACATTGGTGGCCGCAACCACCATGCGAGTGGCGACCCCCTGTCTTCGTATTCTCGGATCGACACAGGTATCGAGGATAAAGGCGTGGATACCTCCATCCCATGCGACATTTACGAAGCCGACGAGCAGATCATCTTCATAAGCCCCTATATGCGTAAGACTGCGCAATAGGACACTTGTGAATTCTTTTCGATCAGGGCTGCTCCAAGCCTTGAGCCAAAGTAAATTCAGCTCGTCTTCGGATGGGAACGGATCAATTCGGAGTATCACCATTTGCCCGCCATCCACTCACCTTTGGGAGGCTATCGTTGCAATATGCTCCGTAGCAGTCGCTCATCGAGCATATTGATTGAATAAACTTCAATTCTGGTGAACAAGTCTAGAAGAAATGCTTCTGGATCACAACGACATGCAATGCAATCAGTCTAATGATTTCAATGGAATGTAATGGTGCTGCTAGAGAGATTTGAACTCTCGGCCTCTCCCTTACCAAGGGAGTGCTC
This region of Agrobacterium vitis genomic DNA includes:
- a CDS encoding glycosyltransferase family 4 protein, which codes for MSRLRITWVIPDFMPGAGGHMTIFRIASYLERFGHDVRFLVQNPKVHKTAAAALETINTHFQPFSGSLDLFKGATPQAEGDALIATDRFTCYPVNAMQGFTRKFYFVQDYEPSFYPSGTEALLTEATYRFDFDCLCAGDWLHKRMSQQYGRWSMSWPLAYDAGIYNLSTGTKERRSKRIALYARYVTPRRAVELAFMALDILRKRNVDFEVDFFGWPLGKLDVDFPYRDLRILKGPQLAELYREATVGVVFSATNHSLVNKEMMACGLPVIDLDLDTVRSIFPDNAMAFAEPTPEGIADQIERLLKQPEERDRLRQGGLDYVKDLSWEKSARLVEAAIRERVTHGAQQGAQS
- a CDS encoding glycosyltransferase family 2 protein; the encoded protein is MTKYHCAVVIPTKNAMAVLPKVMEKVLHQQTSWPYEIIVIDSGSRDGTKDYLCSLERVRLIEIDPRDFGHGKTRNLGIQTADAQFVAFLTHDAEPVDEHWLARMVAVAEQDIRIAGVFGRHIAYDTASPFTKNDLDQHFRGFLHHPLIVHKDLDPARYQADEGWRQLLHFYSDNNSLMRKSVWERFPYPDVEFAEDQLWAKSIIEAGYWKAYAPDAVVYHSHDYSFIEQLRRAFDESRNFTRYFGYRLSPNLGQALAGMGKFTVQAFRQKIDPAYGAITFRDRLKRATQRIALVAGHCLGANHEKLPGFLTDRLSLDNRLFKS
- a CDS encoding ABC transporter ATP-binding protein, yielding MITLENVTKYYKTAAHRRFILRNQSMQFVAGRSYGLLGVNGAGKSTTMRLISGAELPNKGRIHRQVRVSWPLGFANGLNHMLSGKENLKFVARAYGEDFHRVLRFVAEFAEIGSYLNEPLRTYSSGMAARFAFGLSMAIEFDCYLVDEITAVGDSNFQRRCRDAFRARRTKSDVIMISHDMDTIKDYCDVVLVLIDGHMVQFDSVEEGIATYMRLNR
- a CDS encoding GNAT family N-acetyltransferase: MVILRIDPFPSEDELNLLWLKAWSSPDRKEFTSVLLRSLTHIGAYEDDLLVGFVNVAWDGGIHAFILDTCVDPRIRRQGVATRMVVAATNVARERGAKWLHVDFQPNLTSFYRKCGFRHTEAGLMELK